A region of Stegostoma tigrinum isolate sSteTig4 chromosome 5, sSteTig4.hap1, whole genome shotgun sequence DNA encodes the following proteins:
- the cdk5 gene encoding cyclin-dependent-like kinase 5 isoform X1: MQKYEKLEKIGEGTYGTVFKAKNRETHEIVALKRVRLDDDDEGVPSSALREICLLKELKHKNIVRLHDVLHSDKKLTLVFEYCDQDLKKYFDSCNGDLDPEIVKSFMYQLLKGLAFCHSRNVLHRDLKPQNLLINRNGELKLADFGLARAFGIPVRCYSAEVVTLWYRPPDVLFGAKLYSTSIDMWSAGCIFAELANAGRPLFPGNDVDDQLKRIFRLLGTPTEEQWPSMTKLPDYKPYPMYPATTSLLNVVPKLNTTGRDLLQNLLKCNPVQRISAEEALQHPYFADFCPP, from the exons ATGCAGAAATACGAGAAATTGGAAAAAATCGGGGAAG GAACGTATGGCACTGTCTTTAAGGCAAAAAACCGGGAAACCCATGAAATTGTAGCTTTGAAGAGAGTACGtctggatgatgatgatgag GGTGTCCCCAGCTCAGCTCTGCGGGAAATCTGCCTTCTGAAAGAGTTGAAACATAAAAATATTGTGAG GCTACATGATGTCCTGCACAGTGATAAGAAGCTGACACTTGTGTTTGAGTATTGTGACCAG GATTTGAAGAAGTATTTTGACAGCTGCAATGGAGACCtggatcctgagattgtgaag TCATTTATGTATCAGTTACTGAAGGGCTTGGCATTCTGTCACAGCAGAAATGTGTTACACAGAGACCTgaaacctcaaaacctcctgATCAACAGG AATGGTGAGCTGAAGCTGGCTGATTTTGGGCTTGCTCGAGCATTTGGAATCCCTGTCCGATGTTACTCTGCAGAG GTAGTCACGCTGTGGTACCGCCCCCCAGATGTGTTGTTTGGTGCCAAGCTCTACTCCACTTCCATAGACATGTGGTCGGCTGGCTGTATATTTGCAG AGTTAGCAAATGCAGGAAGGCCATTGTTCCCTGGGAATGATGTGGACGATCAATTGAAGAGGATTTTCCG TTTGCTGGGAACCCCGACTGAGGAGCAGTGGCCTTCCATGACCAAACTACCTGACTACAAG CCATATCCCATGTATCCTGCGACAACATCTTTACTGAATGTCGTTCCAAAACTCAACACTACTGGACGAGACTTACTCCAG aATCTGTTAAAATGTAACCCAGTACAAAGGATTTCAGCTGAGGAAGCCTTGCAGCATCCCTACTTTGCAGATTTCTGTCCCCCTTAA
- the cdk5 gene encoding cyclin-dependent-like kinase 5 isoform X2, giving the protein MQKYEKLEKIGEGTYGTVFKAKNRETHEIVALKRVRLDDDDEGVPSSALREICLLKELKHKNIVRLHDVLHSDKKLTLVFEYCDQDLKKYFDSCNGDLDPEIVKSFMYQLLKGLAFCHSRNVLHRDLKPQNLLINRNGELKLADFGLARAFGIPVRCYSAEVVTLWYRPPDVLFGAKLYSTSIDMWSAGCIFAAISHVSCDNIFTECRSKTQHYWTRLTPESVKM; this is encoded by the exons ATGCAGAAATACGAGAAATTGGAAAAAATCGGGGAAG GAACGTATGGCACTGTCTTTAAGGCAAAAAACCGGGAAACCCATGAAATTGTAGCTTTGAAGAGAGTACGtctggatgatgatgatgag GGTGTCCCCAGCTCAGCTCTGCGGGAAATCTGCCTTCTGAAAGAGTTGAAACATAAAAATATTGTGAG GCTACATGATGTCCTGCACAGTGATAAGAAGCTGACACTTGTGTTTGAGTATTGTGACCAG GATTTGAAGAAGTATTTTGACAGCTGCAATGGAGACCtggatcctgagattgtgaag TCATTTATGTATCAGTTACTGAAGGGCTTGGCATTCTGTCACAGCAGAAATGTGTTACACAGAGACCTgaaacctcaaaacctcctgATCAACAGG AATGGTGAGCTGAAGCTGGCTGATTTTGGGCTTGCTCGAGCATTTGGAATCCCTGTCCGATGTTACTCTGCAGAG GTAGTCACGCTGTGGTACCGCCCCCCAGATGTGTTGTTTGGTGCCAAGCTCTACTCCACTTCCATAGACATGTGGTCGGCTGGCTGTATATTTGCAG CCATATCCCATGTATCCTGCGACAACATCTTTACTGAATGTCGTTCCAAAACTCAACACTACTGGACGAGACTTACTCCAG aATCTGTTAAAATGTAA